One window of Streptomyces sp. FIT100 genomic DNA carries:
- a CDS encoding APC family permease, producing the protein MSSASSPARASTSSEAGEINTYKGQERALRADRLGTAGLLLSVLAASAPLMVVAGVMPTVFGVMGIVGQPLLYVILGVVLILFSVGYAEMSRHVHNAGAFYAYIARGLGSTAGAGASLTALVAYSAMQVGIYGILGFEVSGLLAAHLDLTVAWWVPALAVALAVAVLGWLKIDLNAKVLGVLLVIECALVVVFDVAAVAEPGSAGISFSAFNPETLSGAGLGTALCFCIAAFTGFEQSPVYAEETSRPNVVVSRVMFLAVGFVALFLAVGSWALTVATGPGAITAQAGEQGPGLLFSLTEARLGGTFTDVLHVLFVTGMFAALLSFHNVVARYAFAMGREGLLPAAFGRTNKTSGAPATGSLLQSAVSVLTIAAFAVTDDKPAGDPTAPVLRLFTWMGNVGAFGVILLMAAASFAVIAFFWRRGAAGAQMWRLIASGLAGIALLAIAVYTVKDFGVLIGAGPDSSLSWILPGIIGVALVVGLVYGAVLKSARPEVHARIGLGNEAFRLERAAESESGSESESGSGSVNSGV; encoded by the coding sequence ATGTCATCGGCCAGTTCGCCCGCCAGAGCCTCGACCTCCAGCGAGGCCGGCGAGATCAACACGTACAAAGGACAGGAACGCGCCCTGCGGGCCGACCGCCTCGGCACGGCGGGCCTGCTGCTCTCCGTGCTGGCCGCCAGCGCCCCGCTGATGGTCGTCGCCGGTGTCATGCCCACCGTGTTCGGGGTGATGGGCATCGTCGGCCAGCCGCTGCTGTATGTCATCCTCGGCGTCGTCCTCATCCTGTTCAGCGTCGGCTACGCCGAGATGAGCCGCCACGTCCACAACGCGGGCGCCTTCTACGCGTACATAGCCCGCGGCCTCGGCTCCACCGCGGGCGCCGGGGCCTCGCTGACCGCCCTCGTCGCGTACAGCGCGATGCAGGTCGGCATCTACGGCATCCTCGGCTTCGAGGTCTCCGGGCTGCTCGCCGCCCATCTCGACCTGACCGTCGCCTGGTGGGTGCCCGCGCTCGCCGTCGCGCTCGCCGTCGCCGTACTGGGCTGGCTGAAGATCGACCTCAACGCCAAGGTCCTCGGCGTCCTCCTCGTCATCGAATGCGCCCTCGTCGTCGTCTTCGACGTCGCCGCGGTCGCCGAACCGGGCAGCGCGGGCATCTCCTTCAGCGCCTTCAACCCGGAGACCCTCAGCGGCGCGGGGCTCGGCACCGCGCTCTGCTTCTGCATCGCCGCCTTCACCGGCTTCGAGCAGTCCCCGGTCTACGCGGAGGAGACCAGCCGCCCGAATGTCGTCGTCTCCCGCGTGATGTTCCTCGCCGTCGGCTTCGTCGCCCTGTTCCTCGCCGTGGGGTCCTGGGCGCTCACCGTGGCCACCGGCCCCGGAGCCATCACCGCGCAGGCGGGCGAGCAGGGGCCGGGGCTGCTCTTCTCCCTCACGGAGGCCCGCCTCGGCGGCACCTTCACGGACGTCCTGCACGTCCTCTTCGTCACCGGCATGTTCGCCGCGCTGCTCAGCTTCCACAACGTCGTCGCGCGCTACGCGTTCGCCATGGGCCGTGAAGGGCTGCTGCCCGCCGCCTTCGGGCGTACGAACAAGACCAGTGGCGCGCCGGCCACCGGCTCCCTGCTCCAGTCGGCCGTCTCCGTGCTCACCATCGCCGCCTTCGCCGTCACCGACGACAAGCCGGCCGGCGACCCCACGGCCCCGGTGCTGCGCCTGTTCACCTGGATGGGCAACGTCGGCGCCTTCGGCGTCATCCTGCTGATGGCCGCCGCGTCCTTCGCCGTGATCGCCTTCTTCTGGCGCCGCGGCGCCGCGGGGGCGCAGATGTGGCGGCTCATCGCGTCGGGTCTCGCCGGCATCGCGCTCCTCGCGATCGCCGTCTACACGGTCAAGGACTTCGGCGTCCTGATCGGCGCGGGGCCCGACTCCTCGCTCAGCTGGATCCTGCCCGGGATCATCGGCGTCGCGCTGGTCGTCGGCCTGGTGTACGGGGCCGTGCTGAAGTCCGCCCGCCCCGAGGTCCACGCCCGTATCGGTCTGGGCAACGAGGCGTTCCGGCTGGAGCGCGCCGCCGAATCGGAGTCGGGCTCGGAGTCGGAGTCGGGGTCGGGGTCGGTGAACTCCGGAGTGTGA